A genomic window from Megalobrama amblycephala isolate DHTTF-2021 linkage group LG2, ASM1881202v1, whole genome shotgun sequence includes:
- the LOC125262564 gene encoding myotonin-protein kinase isoform X2, translating to MSTGPGPTGAAHLKKPDGSAEDHAKGPVGLQTLLDLLVGVYQEFSSSALAREKHVQRFLQWAEPLVRQVKKTRISRDDFDILKVIGRGTFSEVALARMRNTQQVYALKIMNKWDMLKRGETACYQEEREVLLKGDRRWITELHYAFQDDNYLYLVMDYYVGGDLLTLLSKFGDRIPEDMAQFYLAEMVMAIDSVHRLGYVHRDIKPDNILLTADGHARLGDFGSCLRLEDDGLVHSSVAVGTPDYLSPEILRAVEGGGGYGTDCDWWALGVCAYEMLLGTTPFYAESISETYAKIIHFKDYFEFPAAGSEVSEEARSLIGGLICDRSERLGSRGSGDFRKHPFFCGLDWSSLHLLPPPYHPDVSNATDTSNFDVLDDCLNDTENLSDVMERAAGVHLAFVGYSYTATRETGALDRSGDIMMEIDQPQDRDYLYLQGKLNQVWRLRDRITADVTALPELPAEHRNLELELELEPEPKLKLEQEPNLELKLEPELKPEPEPELEPELELKTELKLEPKPEPELDLEPESEPELKPELELKTEPDLKLEPEPKLELEPDLELEPELELKTELKLEPKPEPEPELEPESEPELKPELELKTEPDLKLEPDLELEPELEPEPEPEPSEAHAQELQRRLIKADRRNRELEQEMMGLREEILRLTADRNRELCVCLPPARCLDAARDSSTTPPACHYPLVTPLLRHLLLFNRVRSESYLLVCAEGTEVQLWERHCGSDLS from the exons CGGAGCCTCTGGTCAGACAGGTGAAGAAGACTCGAATAAGCAGGGACGACTTTGACATCTTGAAGGTGATCGGCCGAGGAACCTTCAGCGAG GTGGCTCTGGCCCGGATGCGAAACACACAGCAGGTGTACGCGCTGAAGATCATGAACAAATGGGACATGCTGAAGCGTGGAGAG ACCGCGTGCTATCAGGAGGAGCGGGAGGTTCTGCTGAAGGGAGACCGTCGCTGGATCACTGAGCTGCATTACGCTTTCCAGGACGACAATTACCTC TATCTGGTCATGGATTACTATGTCGGTGGAGACCTGCTGACACTGCTGAGTAAGTTCGGTGATCGTATCCCGGAGGATATGGCTCAGTTCTACCTGGCTGAGATGGTGATGGCCATTGACTCCGTCCACAGACTGGGTTATGTGCACAG AGACATTAAACCTGACAACATCCTGCTGACGGCAGACGGTCACGCTCGGTTGGGTGATTTCGGCTCCTGTCTCCGTCTGGAGGATGATGGACTG GTCCACTCGTCGGTGGCTGTCGGCACTCCAGACTATCTGTCTCCAGAGATCCTGCGGGCGGTGGAGGGCGGCGGCGGCTACGGCACCGACTGCGACTGGTGGGCTCTGGGCGTCTGCGCCTACGAGATGCTGCTGGGAACCACGCCGTTTTACGCAGAGTCCATTTCTGAGACCTACGCTAAAATAATACACTTCAAG GATTATTTTGAGTTTCCCGCTGCGGGCTCGGAGGTGTCGGAGGAGGCGCGTTCACTGATCGGCGGCCTGATCTGCGACAGGAGCGAGCGGCTGGGCTCGCGGGGCTCCGGGGACTTCAGAAAACATCCCTTCTTCTGCGGTTTGGACTGGAGTTCCCTTCATCTCCTCCCTCCTCCGTACCATCCCGACGTCTCCAACGCCACAGACACCTCCAACTTTGACGTGCTGGACGACTGTCTCAACGACACG GAGAACCTGAGTGACGTGATGGAGCGAGCGGCTGGAGTTCACCTGGCGTTTGTCGGATACTCGTACACAGCCACCAG AGAGACGGGAGCGCTGGACCGCAGTGGTGACATCATGATGGAGATCGACCAACCACAGGACAGAGATTACCTCTACCTGCAGGGGAAACTG AATCAGGTGTGGCGGCTCAGAGATCGCATCACTGCTGATGTCACGGCACTTCCAGAACTTCCTGCTGAGCACAGGAATCTGGAGCTGGAGCTGGAGCTGGAGCCGGAACCGAAGTTGAAGCTGGAGCAGGAGCCGAATCTGGAGCTAAAGCTGGAgccagagctgaagccagagccgGAGCCGGAGCTGGAACCAGAGCTAGAGTTGAAGACGGAGCTGAAGCTGGAGCCGAAGCCAGAGCCGGAGCTGGACCTGGAGCCGGAGTCGGAgccagagctgaagccagagctaGAGCTGAAGACAGAACCGGACCTGAAGCTGGAGCCGGAGCCGAAGCTGGAGCTGGAGCCGGACCTGGAGCTGGAACCAGAGCTAGAGTTGAAGACGGAGCTGAAGCTGGAGCCGAAGCCAGAGCCAGAGCCGGAGCTGGAGCCGGAGTCGGAgccagagctgaagccagagctaGAGCTGAAGACAGAACCGGACCTAAAGCTGGAGCCGGACCTGGAGCTGGAACCAGAGCTAGAGCCGGAGCCGGAGCCGGAGCCGAGTGAAGCACATGCTCAGGAGCTGCAGAG GCGGCTGATCAAAGCTGACCGGAGGAACAGAGAACTGGAGCAGGAGATGATGGGACTGAGAGAGGAGATCCTCAGACTGACGGCCGACAGGAACAGAG agctgtgtgtgtgtctgccgCCCGCCCGCTGCCTGGACGCCGCGCGGGAT AGCTCAACGACGCCCCCTGCCTGCCATTACCCGCTAGTGACGCCGCTGCTCCGCCACCTGCTGCTGTTCAACAGG GTGAGGAGTGAGTCGTATCTGCTGGTTTGTGCCGAAGGGACTGAAGTGCAGCTGTGGGAGCGTCACTGTGGCTCTGATCTCTCCTGA
- the LOC125262564 gene encoding myotonin-protein kinase isoform X1 codes for MSTGPGPTGAAHLKKPDGSAEDHAKGPVGLQTLLDLLVGVYQEFSSSALAREKHVQRFLQWAEPLVRQVKKTRISRDDFDILKVIGRGTFSEVALARMRNTQQVYALKIMNKWDMLKRGETACYQEEREVLLKGDRRWITELHYAFQDDNYLYLVMDYYVGGDLLTLLSKFGDRIPEDMAQFYLAEMVMAIDSVHRLGYVHRDIKPDNILLTADGHARLGDFGSCLRLEDDGLVHSSVAVGTPDYLSPEILRAVEGGGGYGTDCDWWALGVCAYEMLLGTTPFYAESISETYAKIIHFKDYFEFPAAGSEVSEEARSLIGGLICDRSERLGSRGSGDFRKHPFFCGLDWSSLHLLPPPYHPDVSNATDTSNFDVLDDCLNDTENLSDVMERAAGVHLAFVGYSYTATRETGALDRSGDIMMEIDQPQDRDYLYLQGKLNQVWRLRDRITADVTALPELPAEHRNLELELELEPEPKLKLEQEPNLELKLEPELKPEPEPELEPELELKTELKLEPKPEPELDLEPESEPELKPELELKTEPDLKLEPEPKLELEPDLELEPELELKTELKLEPKPEPEPELEPESEPELKPELELKTEPDLKLEPDLELEPELEPEPEPEPSEAHAQELQRRLIKADRRNRELEQEMMGLREEILRLTADRNRELCVCLPPARCLDAARDSSTTPPACHYPLVTPLLRHLLLFNRVWMPQVRSESYLLVCAEGTEVQLWERHCGSDLS; via the exons CGGAGCCTCTGGTCAGACAGGTGAAGAAGACTCGAATAAGCAGGGACGACTTTGACATCTTGAAGGTGATCGGCCGAGGAACCTTCAGCGAG GTGGCTCTGGCCCGGATGCGAAACACACAGCAGGTGTACGCGCTGAAGATCATGAACAAATGGGACATGCTGAAGCGTGGAGAG ACCGCGTGCTATCAGGAGGAGCGGGAGGTTCTGCTGAAGGGAGACCGTCGCTGGATCACTGAGCTGCATTACGCTTTCCAGGACGACAATTACCTC TATCTGGTCATGGATTACTATGTCGGTGGAGACCTGCTGACACTGCTGAGTAAGTTCGGTGATCGTATCCCGGAGGATATGGCTCAGTTCTACCTGGCTGAGATGGTGATGGCCATTGACTCCGTCCACAGACTGGGTTATGTGCACAG AGACATTAAACCTGACAACATCCTGCTGACGGCAGACGGTCACGCTCGGTTGGGTGATTTCGGCTCCTGTCTCCGTCTGGAGGATGATGGACTG GTCCACTCGTCGGTGGCTGTCGGCACTCCAGACTATCTGTCTCCAGAGATCCTGCGGGCGGTGGAGGGCGGCGGCGGCTACGGCACCGACTGCGACTGGTGGGCTCTGGGCGTCTGCGCCTACGAGATGCTGCTGGGAACCACGCCGTTTTACGCAGAGTCCATTTCTGAGACCTACGCTAAAATAATACACTTCAAG GATTATTTTGAGTTTCCCGCTGCGGGCTCGGAGGTGTCGGAGGAGGCGCGTTCACTGATCGGCGGCCTGATCTGCGACAGGAGCGAGCGGCTGGGCTCGCGGGGCTCCGGGGACTTCAGAAAACATCCCTTCTTCTGCGGTTTGGACTGGAGTTCCCTTCATCTCCTCCCTCCTCCGTACCATCCCGACGTCTCCAACGCCACAGACACCTCCAACTTTGACGTGCTGGACGACTGTCTCAACGACACG GAGAACCTGAGTGACGTGATGGAGCGAGCGGCTGGAGTTCACCTGGCGTTTGTCGGATACTCGTACACAGCCACCAG AGAGACGGGAGCGCTGGACCGCAGTGGTGACATCATGATGGAGATCGACCAACCACAGGACAGAGATTACCTCTACCTGCAGGGGAAACTG AATCAGGTGTGGCGGCTCAGAGATCGCATCACTGCTGATGTCACGGCACTTCCAGAACTTCCTGCTGAGCACAGGAATCTGGAGCTGGAGCTGGAGCTGGAGCCGGAACCGAAGTTGAAGCTGGAGCAGGAGCCGAATCTGGAGCTAAAGCTGGAgccagagctgaagccagagccgGAGCCGGAGCTGGAACCAGAGCTAGAGTTGAAGACGGAGCTGAAGCTGGAGCCGAAGCCAGAGCCGGAGCTGGACCTGGAGCCGGAGTCGGAgccagagctgaagccagagctaGAGCTGAAGACAGAACCGGACCTGAAGCTGGAGCCGGAGCCGAAGCTGGAGCTGGAGCCGGACCTGGAGCTGGAACCAGAGCTAGAGTTGAAGACGGAGCTGAAGCTGGAGCCGAAGCCAGAGCCAGAGCCGGAGCTGGAGCCGGAGTCGGAgccagagctgaagccagagctaGAGCTGAAGACAGAACCGGACCTAAAGCTGGAGCCGGACCTGGAGCTGGAACCAGAGCTAGAGCCGGAGCCGGAGCCGGAGCCGAGTGAAGCACATGCTCAGGAGCTGCAGAG GCGGCTGATCAAAGCTGACCGGAGGAACAGAGAACTGGAGCAGGAGATGATGGGACTGAGAGAGGAGATCCTCAGACTGACGGCCGACAGGAACAGAG agctgtgtgtgtgtctgccgCCCGCCCGCTGCCTGGACGCCGCGCGGGAT AGCTCAACGACGCCCCCTGCCTGCCATTACCCGCTAGTGACGCCGCTGCTCCGCCACCTGCTGCTGTTCAACAGG GTGTGGATGCCGCAGGTGAGGAGTGAGTCGTATCTGCTGGTTTGTGCCGAAGGGACTGAAGTGCAGCTGTGGGAGCGTCACTGTGGCTCTGATCTCTCCTGA
- the LOC125262564 gene encoding myotonin-protein kinase isoform X3 has product MSTGPGPTGAAHLKKPDGSAEDHAKGPVGLQTLLDLLVGVYQEFSSSALAREKHVQRFLQWAEPLVRQVKKTRISRDDFDILKVIGRGTFSEVALARMRNTQQVYALKIMNKWDMLKRGETACYQEEREVLLKGDRRWITELHYAFQDDNYLYLVMDYYVGGDLLTLLSKFGDRIPEDMAQFYLAEMVMAIDSVHRLGYVHRDIKPDNILLTADGHARLGDFGSCLRLEDDGLVHSSVAVGTPDYLSPEILRAVEGGGGYGTDCDWWALGVCAYEMLLGTTPFYAESISETYAKIIHFKDYFEFPAAGSEVSEEARSLIGGLICDRSERLGSRGSGDFRKHPFFCGLDWSSLHLLPPPYHPDVSNATDTSNFDVLDDCLNDTENLSDVMERAAGVHLAFVGYSYTATRETGALDRSGDIMMEIDQPQDRDYLYLQGKLNQVWRLRDRITADVTALPELPAEHRNLELELELEPEPKLKLEQEPNLELKLEPELKPEPEPELEPELELKTELKLEPKPEPELDLEPESEPELKPELELKTEPDLKLEPEPKLELEPDLELEPELELKTELKLEPKPEPEPELEPESEPELKPELELKTEPDLKLEPDLELEPELEPEPEPEPSEAHAQELQRRLIKADRRNRELEQEMMGLREEILRLTADRNRELNDAPCLPLPASDAAAPPPAAVQQGVDAAGEE; this is encoded by the exons CGGAGCCTCTGGTCAGACAGGTGAAGAAGACTCGAATAAGCAGGGACGACTTTGACATCTTGAAGGTGATCGGCCGAGGAACCTTCAGCGAG GTGGCTCTGGCCCGGATGCGAAACACACAGCAGGTGTACGCGCTGAAGATCATGAACAAATGGGACATGCTGAAGCGTGGAGAG ACCGCGTGCTATCAGGAGGAGCGGGAGGTTCTGCTGAAGGGAGACCGTCGCTGGATCACTGAGCTGCATTACGCTTTCCAGGACGACAATTACCTC TATCTGGTCATGGATTACTATGTCGGTGGAGACCTGCTGACACTGCTGAGTAAGTTCGGTGATCGTATCCCGGAGGATATGGCTCAGTTCTACCTGGCTGAGATGGTGATGGCCATTGACTCCGTCCACAGACTGGGTTATGTGCACAG AGACATTAAACCTGACAACATCCTGCTGACGGCAGACGGTCACGCTCGGTTGGGTGATTTCGGCTCCTGTCTCCGTCTGGAGGATGATGGACTG GTCCACTCGTCGGTGGCTGTCGGCACTCCAGACTATCTGTCTCCAGAGATCCTGCGGGCGGTGGAGGGCGGCGGCGGCTACGGCACCGACTGCGACTGGTGGGCTCTGGGCGTCTGCGCCTACGAGATGCTGCTGGGAACCACGCCGTTTTACGCAGAGTCCATTTCTGAGACCTACGCTAAAATAATACACTTCAAG GATTATTTTGAGTTTCCCGCTGCGGGCTCGGAGGTGTCGGAGGAGGCGCGTTCACTGATCGGCGGCCTGATCTGCGACAGGAGCGAGCGGCTGGGCTCGCGGGGCTCCGGGGACTTCAGAAAACATCCCTTCTTCTGCGGTTTGGACTGGAGTTCCCTTCATCTCCTCCCTCCTCCGTACCATCCCGACGTCTCCAACGCCACAGACACCTCCAACTTTGACGTGCTGGACGACTGTCTCAACGACACG GAGAACCTGAGTGACGTGATGGAGCGAGCGGCTGGAGTTCACCTGGCGTTTGTCGGATACTCGTACACAGCCACCAG AGAGACGGGAGCGCTGGACCGCAGTGGTGACATCATGATGGAGATCGACCAACCACAGGACAGAGATTACCTCTACCTGCAGGGGAAACTG AATCAGGTGTGGCGGCTCAGAGATCGCATCACTGCTGATGTCACGGCACTTCCAGAACTTCCTGCTGAGCACAGGAATCTGGAGCTGGAGCTGGAGCTGGAGCCGGAACCGAAGTTGAAGCTGGAGCAGGAGCCGAATCTGGAGCTAAAGCTGGAgccagagctgaagccagagccgGAGCCGGAGCTGGAACCAGAGCTAGAGTTGAAGACGGAGCTGAAGCTGGAGCCGAAGCCAGAGCCGGAGCTGGACCTGGAGCCGGAGTCGGAgccagagctgaagccagagctaGAGCTGAAGACAGAACCGGACCTGAAGCTGGAGCCGGAGCCGAAGCTGGAGCTGGAGCCGGACCTGGAGCTGGAACCAGAGCTAGAGTTGAAGACGGAGCTGAAGCTGGAGCCGAAGCCAGAGCCAGAGCCGGAGCTGGAGCCGGAGTCGGAgccagagctgaagccagagctaGAGCTGAAGACAGAACCGGACCTAAAGCTGGAGCCGGACCTGGAGCTGGAACCAGAGCTAGAGCCGGAGCCGGAGCCGGAGCCGAGTGAAGCACATGCTCAGGAGCTGCAGAG GCGGCTGATCAAAGCTGACCGGAGGAACAGAGAACTGGAGCAGGAGATGATGGGACTGAGAGAGGAGATCCTCAGACTGACGGCCGACAGGAACAGAG AGCTCAACGACGCCCCCTGCCTGCCATTACCCGCTAGTGACGCCGCTGCTCCGCCACCTGCTGCTGTTCAACAGG GTGTGGATGCCGCAGGTGAGGAGTGA
- the LOC125262564 gene encoding myotonin-protein kinase isoform X4, with the protein MSTGPGPTGAAHLKKPDGSAEDHAKGPVGLQTLLDLLVGVYQEFSSSALAREKHVQRFLQWAEPLVRQVKKTRISRDDFDILKVIGRGTFSEVALARMRNTQQVYALKIMNKWDMLKRGETACYQEEREVLLKGDRRWITELHYAFQDDNYLYLVMDYYVGGDLLTLLSKFGDRIPEDMAQFYLAEMVMAIDSVHRLGYVHRDIKPDNILLTADGHARLGDFGSCLRLEDDGLVHSSVAVGTPDYLSPEILRAVEGGGGYGTDCDWWALGVCAYEMLLGTTPFYAESISETYAKIIHFKDYFEFPAAGSEVSEEARSLIGGLICDRSERLGSRGSGDFRKHPFFCGLDWSSLHLLPPPYHPDVSNATDTSNFDVLDDCLNDTENLSDVMERAAGVHLAFVGYSYTATRETGALDRSGDIMMEIDQPQDRDYLYLQGKLNQVWRLRDRITADVTALPELPAEHRNLELELELEPEPKLKLEQEPNLELKLEPELKPEPEPELEPELELKTELKLEPKPEPELDLEPESEPELKPELELKTEPDLKLEPEPKLELEPDLELEPELELKTELKLEPKPEPEPELEPESEPELKPELELKTEPDLKLEPDLELEPELEPEPEPEPSEAHAQELQRRLIKADRRNRELEQEMMGLREEILRLTADRNRELNDAPCLPLPASDAAAPPPAAVQQGEE; encoded by the exons CGGAGCCTCTGGTCAGACAGGTGAAGAAGACTCGAATAAGCAGGGACGACTTTGACATCTTGAAGGTGATCGGCCGAGGAACCTTCAGCGAG GTGGCTCTGGCCCGGATGCGAAACACACAGCAGGTGTACGCGCTGAAGATCATGAACAAATGGGACATGCTGAAGCGTGGAGAG ACCGCGTGCTATCAGGAGGAGCGGGAGGTTCTGCTGAAGGGAGACCGTCGCTGGATCACTGAGCTGCATTACGCTTTCCAGGACGACAATTACCTC TATCTGGTCATGGATTACTATGTCGGTGGAGACCTGCTGACACTGCTGAGTAAGTTCGGTGATCGTATCCCGGAGGATATGGCTCAGTTCTACCTGGCTGAGATGGTGATGGCCATTGACTCCGTCCACAGACTGGGTTATGTGCACAG AGACATTAAACCTGACAACATCCTGCTGACGGCAGACGGTCACGCTCGGTTGGGTGATTTCGGCTCCTGTCTCCGTCTGGAGGATGATGGACTG GTCCACTCGTCGGTGGCTGTCGGCACTCCAGACTATCTGTCTCCAGAGATCCTGCGGGCGGTGGAGGGCGGCGGCGGCTACGGCACCGACTGCGACTGGTGGGCTCTGGGCGTCTGCGCCTACGAGATGCTGCTGGGAACCACGCCGTTTTACGCAGAGTCCATTTCTGAGACCTACGCTAAAATAATACACTTCAAG GATTATTTTGAGTTTCCCGCTGCGGGCTCGGAGGTGTCGGAGGAGGCGCGTTCACTGATCGGCGGCCTGATCTGCGACAGGAGCGAGCGGCTGGGCTCGCGGGGCTCCGGGGACTTCAGAAAACATCCCTTCTTCTGCGGTTTGGACTGGAGTTCCCTTCATCTCCTCCCTCCTCCGTACCATCCCGACGTCTCCAACGCCACAGACACCTCCAACTTTGACGTGCTGGACGACTGTCTCAACGACACG GAGAACCTGAGTGACGTGATGGAGCGAGCGGCTGGAGTTCACCTGGCGTTTGTCGGATACTCGTACACAGCCACCAG AGAGACGGGAGCGCTGGACCGCAGTGGTGACATCATGATGGAGATCGACCAACCACAGGACAGAGATTACCTCTACCTGCAGGGGAAACTG AATCAGGTGTGGCGGCTCAGAGATCGCATCACTGCTGATGTCACGGCACTTCCAGAACTTCCTGCTGAGCACAGGAATCTGGAGCTGGAGCTGGAGCTGGAGCCGGAACCGAAGTTGAAGCTGGAGCAGGAGCCGAATCTGGAGCTAAAGCTGGAgccagagctgaagccagagccgGAGCCGGAGCTGGAACCAGAGCTAGAGTTGAAGACGGAGCTGAAGCTGGAGCCGAAGCCAGAGCCGGAGCTGGACCTGGAGCCGGAGTCGGAgccagagctgaagccagagctaGAGCTGAAGACAGAACCGGACCTGAAGCTGGAGCCGGAGCCGAAGCTGGAGCTGGAGCCGGACCTGGAGCTGGAACCAGAGCTAGAGTTGAAGACGGAGCTGAAGCTGGAGCCGAAGCCAGAGCCAGAGCCGGAGCTGGAGCCGGAGTCGGAgccagagctgaagccagagctaGAGCTGAAGACAGAACCGGACCTAAAGCTGGAGCCGGACCTGGAGCTGGAACCAGAGCTAGAGCCGGAGCCGGAGCCGGAGCCGAGTGAAGCACATGCTCAGGAGCTGCAGAG GCGGCTGATCAAAGCTGACCGGAGGAACAGAGAACTGGAGCAGGAGATGATGGGACTGAGAGAGGAGATCCTCAGACTGACGGCCGACAGGAACAGAG AGCTCAACGACGCCCCCTGCCTGCCATTACCCGCTAGTGACGCCGCTGCTCCGCCACCTGCTGCTGTTCAACAGG GTGAGGAGTGA